In Simplicispira sp. 125, one DNA window encodes the following:
- a CDS encoding succinate dehydrogenase iron-sulfur subunit, which yields MKFSISRYNPDKDEKPYLQDYAMDILPSDRMLLDVLLRIKEQDPTLSMRKSCREGVCGSDAMNINGRNGLACITRVRDLKEPVVLRPLPSFPIVRDLIVDMTHFFKQYHSIKPYLVNDQPPPEKERLQSPADREKLNGAYECILCACCSSQCPSFWWNPDKFVGPAGLIQAYRFIFDSRDTTTKDRLDDLNDAYRLFRCRTIMNCSEVCPKGLEPSHAIEMIRLKMIKDTGDSGALPTHPVRPAT from the coding sequence ATGAAATTTTCCATCTCACGCTACAACCCTGACAAGGACGAAAAACCGTACCTGCAGGACTATGCAATGGACATCCTGCCCAGCGACCGGATGCTGCTCGATGTGCTGCTGCGCATCAAAGAGCAAGACCCCACCCTGTCGATGCGCAAATCCTGCCGCGAAGGCGTGTGCGGATCGGACGCCATGAACATCAACGGCCGCAACGGCCTGGCCTGCATCACCCGGGTGCGTGACCTGAAAGAACCGGTGGTGCTGCGGCCCTTGCCGAGTTTTCCGATCGTGCGCGACCTGATCGTGGACATGACCCACTTCTTCAAACAGTACCACTCCATCAAGCCTTACCTCGTCAACGACCAGCCGCCCCCTGAAAAAGAGCGCCTGCAGTCGCCCGCAGATCGGGAAAAACTCAACGGCGCGTATGAGTGCATTTTGTGCGCCTGCTGCAGCAGCCAATGCCCTTCGTTCTGGTGGAACCCGGACAAGTTCGTCGGGCCTGCGGGTCTGATACAGGCCTACCGCTTCATCTTCGACAGCCGCGACACCACAACCAAAGATCGGCTGGACGACCTGAACGATGCCTACCGTCTGTTTCGCTGCCGCACCATCATGAACTGCTCCGAGGTCTGCCCCAAAGGACTGGAACCGTCGCACGCCATTGAGATGATCCGGTTAAAGATGATCAAAGACACCGGAGACAGCGGCGCGCTGCCTACGCATCCGGTGCGCCCCGCCACCTGA